From the genome of Bifidobacterium asteroides, one region includes:
- a CDS encoding ACT domain-containing protein — MTNGESMGDLFPDLNGPESPIISGVAHDRSETQVSLRAVPDRPGVAARLFTILAEGGINIDMIVQAGAATGTVDISFTLPSAQADQVVPMLDDSREQLGFRSVDINPEVGKVTLVGVGMKTHSGITATFFRALSDRHINVLMISTSEIRISALVPIQDLDEAVRAIHTAFHLDADQVEAVVYGGTGR, encoded by the coding sequence ATGACCAACGGCGAATCCATGGGTGACTTGTTTCCGGACCTGAACGGCCCCGAGTCACCCATCATCTCAGGGGTTGCCCACGACCGCAGCGAGACCCAGGTCAGCCTGCGGGCCGTACCCGATCGACCTGGCGTGGCCGCGCGGCTCTTCACCATCCTTGCCGAGGGCGGCATCAACATCGACATGATCGTCCAGGCTGGGGCGGCTACCGGAACCGTGGACATCTCCTTCACCCTGCCATCCGCTCAGGCTGATCAGGTGGTCCCCATGCTGGATGACTCCCGCGAGCAACTGGGGTTCCGCTCGGTCGACATCAATCCCGAGGTGGGCAAGGTGACCCTGGTAGGGGTGGGCATGAAGACCCACTCGGGCATTACCGCCACCTTCTTCCGGGCCTTGAGCGACCGGCATATCAACGTGCTCATGATCTCGACCTCCGAGATTCGAATCTCCGCCCTGGTGCCCATTCAGGACTTGGACGAGGCGGTACGGGCCATCCATACGGCCTTCCATTTGGACGCCGATCAGGTCGAGGCGGTCGTTTATGGCGGCACAGGTCGTTGA
- a CDS encoding aspartate kinase has translation MALIVQKYGGSSVADSDSIKRVAKRIIDTKRAGNDIAVVVSAMGDTTDDLIDQAMDVDSNPPAREMDMLMTAGERISMSLLAMSIHAQGERAHSFTGSQAGFMTDARYGAAHIRHVRPQRVMKALDRGEVGIVAGFQGVNADGDATTLGRGGSDTSAVALAVALNADVCEIYTDVDGVFTADPRIVPTARRIARISYEEMLEMAAGGSKVLALRCVEYAQRFRMPIHVRSSFSHRRGTLIMPDDVDVVKIPNLETGQLPDSPAAHADRQRDMTEGRS, from the coding sequence GTGGCACTTATCGTTCAGAAGTATGGCGGGTCTTCGGTGGCGGACTCGGACTCCATCAAGCGTGTGGCCAAGCGCATCATTGATACCAAGCGCGCTGGCAATGACATCGCAGTGGTGGTTTCCGCCATGGGGGACACCACTGACGATCTGATCGATCAGGCCATGGATGTGGATTCCAATCCACCGGCCCGTGAGATGGACATGCTCATGACGGCGGGGGAGCGCATCTCCATGAGCCTGCTGGCCATGAGCATCCATGCACAAGGCGAGCGCGCCCATTCCTTCACCGGTTCGCAGGCGGGATTCATGACTGATGCACGCTACGGCGCAGCCCACATCCGCCATGTCCGACCCCAGCGAGTCATGAAGGCTCTGGACCGAGGCGAAGTGGGTATTGTGGCAGGCTTTCAGGGAGTTAACGCCGACGGCGATGCCACTACCCTGGGACGCGGCGGCTCGGATACCTCGGCTGTGGCTCTGGCTGTGGCGCTCAATGCGGATGTCTGCGAAATCTATACCGACGTAGACGGCGTTTTTACCGCCGATCCGCGCATTGTCCCCACTGCCCGAAGAATTGCTCGCATCTCGTACGAGGAGATGCTGGAGATGGCGGCCGGCGGCTCCAAGGTATTGGCTCTGCGCTGCGTGGAGTATGCACAGCGCTTCCGCATGCCTATCCATGTGCGCAGTTCATTTTCCCATCGTCGAGGCACGCTGATCATGCCCGACGATGTCGATGTCGTCAAGATTCCCAATCTGGAGACCGGCCAGTTGCCGGATTCCCCCGCTGCGCACGCTGACAGGCAACGGGATATGACGGAAGGAAGGTCATGA
- the recR gene encoding recombination mediator RecR, which produces MTATYDGAIQELIDAFAQLPGIGPKGAQRIAFYILGADRRSAQDLADAIVAAKEKVRFCEICGNVCETSPCPICQDPRRDRSIICVVEEPKDVMSIERTGEYRGLYHVLDGAIDPMSNVGPGDLRIPELLKRLGTDQVKEVMLALDPNIEGEATTTYLGRLLGPLDLRVTRLASGLPVGSDLEYADEITLGRAISGRRDL; this is translated from the coding sequence ATGACTGCTACCTATGATGGAGCCATTCAAGAGCTGATTGACGCTTTCGCTCAACTGCCGGGCATTGGTCCCAAGGGGGCGCAGCGCATCGCCTTCTATATTCTGGGAGCCGATCGGCGCAGCGCTCAGGATCTGGCCGATGCTATTGTCGCCGCCAAGGAGAAGGTTCGGTTTTGCGAGATCTGCGGCAATGTTTGCGAGACCAGCCCATGCCCCATCTGCCAGGATCCACGGCGTGACCGCAGCATCATCTGCGTAGTCGAGGAGCCCAAGGACGTCATGAGCATCGAGCGTACCGGAGAGTACCGGGGTTTATATCATGTGCTGGACGGGGCCATCGATCCTATGTCCAACGTCGGGCCAGGTGATCTGCGCATTCCCGAGCTCTTGAAGCGGTTGGGCACCGATCAGGTCAAGGAGGTCATGCTGGCCCTGGACCCCAACATCGAAGGCGAGGCCACCACCACCTACCTAGGACGGCTGCTGGGTCCCCTGGACCTGCGGGTCACCAGGCTGGCCAGCGGTCTGCCTGTCGGCAGTGATCTGGAATATGCTGACGAGATCACCCTTGGCCGGGCAATATCCGGCCGTCGCGATCTGTAA